One segment of Pirellulales bacterium DNA contains the following:
- a CDS encoding IS1 family transposase, with amino-acid sequence MIAFNCQHENRTKHGKDRKGQQRWKCCDCGATFISDEQRPLGDMRIDLAEAVKVLKMLLEGMSIRACERICGMKRDTICDLILLVGENCARWLETAIVGVEAKTIELDEIWDFIGMKSRTKERLGRLGDDCGDSWTWLAIDADSKLVLSHAVGLRDDATCERFLCQLNSATTGNCQVTSDGLRLYTNRVPLQLGSRVSFAQLVKTYGHEQQENRYSPAAIIGTEKTVRFGNPDEDKISTSFSERLNLSVRMHVRRFTRLTNAHSKTYQHHAAMVALFVAWYNFVRPNTALGKNVTPAMAAGITKNVWDLETLLRAAA; translated from the coding sequence GTGATAGCCTTCAACTGCCAGCACGAAAACCGAACGAAGCACGGCAAAGACCGCAAGGGCCAGCAGCGCTGGAAGTGCTGCGATTGCGGCGCGACCTTCATCAGCGACGAACAACGGCCGCTCGGCGATATGCGAATCGACCTGGCCGAAGCCGTCAAGGTTCTCAAGATGCTCTTGGAAGGAATGAGCATCCGGGCTTGCGAGCGGATTTGCGGCATGAAGCGCGATACGATTTGCGACTTGATCCTATTGGTCGGTGAGAACTGCGCCCGCTGGCTTGAAACGGCAATCGTCGGCGTCGAAGCCAAGACAATCGAGCTGGACGAGATTTGGGATTTTATCGGAATGAAGTCGCGGACCAAGGAGCGGCTCGGCCGGCTCGGCGACGATTGCGGCGACTCTTGGACGTGGCTGGCAATCGACGCGGATTCCAAACTGGTTCTATCCCACGCGGTCGGTCTGCGGGACGACGCGACGTGCGAGCGGTTCCTATGCCAACTGAATAGCGCGACCACGGGCAACTGCCAAGTGACTTCGGACGGCTTGCGGCTCTACACTAATCGCGTTCCGTTGCAATTGGGATCGCGCGTCAGCTTCGCTCAGTTGGTCAAGACCTATGGCCATGAGCAGCAAGAGAACCGCTACAGTCCGGCCGCGATAATAGGCACAGAAAAAACCGTTCGCTTCGGCAACCCCGATGAGGATAAAATCTCGACCTCGTTTTCGGAGCGGCTGAATCTGTCGGTTCGGATGCACGTTCGCCGGTTCACTCGCTTGACCAACGCCCACTCCAAGACCTATCAGCACCATGCCGCGATGGTCGCGCTCTTCGTCGCGTGGTACAATTTCGTCCGACCGAATACCGCGCTCGGCAAGAATGTCACGCCCGCAATGGCCGCCGGAATCACGAAAAATGTTTGGGACTTGGAAACCCTTTTGCGAGCAGCGGCTTAG
- a CDS encoding ribbon-helix-helix domain-containing protein has protein sequence MAKNKQHGGKRKGAGRKVANPEGKTTVVAASVPSELIEGLDGLAAKRGWNRSQAITEAVRRMLGKT, from the coding sequence ATGGCGAAGAACAAACAGCATGGCGGCAAGCGCAAGGGGGCTGGGCGCAAGGTCGCCAATCCAGAGGGAAAGACCACTGTGGTCGCGGCCAGCGTGCCGAGCGAGCTAATCGAAGGGCTTGACGGTCTAGCGGCCAAACGCGGCTGGAATCGTTCTCAGGCGATTACAGAGGCCGTGCGCAGGATGCTAGGCAAGACCTAG
- the gnd gene encoding decarboxylating 6-phosphogluconate dehydrogenase, whose translation MQLGMIGLGRMGANMVRRLLKAGHHCVVYDRSPKAVEDLAKDKATGASSLADFVKQLEKPRAVWLMVPAAVVDQSIVDLKPLLERGDVLIDGGNSYYVDDIRRAKQLAAAGIHYVDVGTSGGVWGLERGYCMMIGGEPQVVERLDPIFATLAPGVGDIPKTAGREQLGGTAEQGYLHCGPNGAGHFVKMVHNGIEYGLMAAYAEGLGVLRDANVGKRENASDAETTPLRDPDHYQFDLNLREIAEVWRRGSVIASWLLDLTATALVKDPNLAKFAGQVSDSGEGRWTIKAAIDEAVPVPVLSAALYQRFTSRGEADFQDKLLSAMRFEFGGHLEKPAGK comes from the coding sequence ATGCAACTCGGAATGATCGGACTCGGCCGGATGGGGGCTAACATGGTGCGGCGGTTGCTCAAGGCGGGCCACCACTGCGTGGTCTACGATCGCTCGCCGAAGGCGGTCGAAGATCTGGCCAAGGACAAAGCCACCGGGGCATCGTCGCTCGCTGATTTCGTCAAGCAGCTCGAAAAGCCGCGGGCCGTTTGGCTGATGGTCCCCGCGGCCGTCGTCGATCAAAGTATCGTCGATCTCAAGCCTCTTCTGGAACGCGGCGACGTGCTCATCGACGGCGGCAATTCGTATTATGTGGACGACATCCGACGGGCGAAGCAACTCGCAGCCGCGGGGATTCACTATGTCGACGTCGGCACGAGCGGCGGCGTTTGGGGACTCGAGCGCGGCTATTGCATGATGATCGGCGGCGAGCCGCAAGTCGTCGAGCGGCTCGATCCGATCTTCGCTACGCTCGCTCCCGGCGTGGGAGACATCCCGAAAACTGCCGGCCGAGAGCAGCTCGGCGGCACGGCCGAGCAAGGCTATTTGCACTGCGGGCCCAATGGCGCGGGTCACTTCGTGAAGATGGTTCACAATGGCATCGAATATGGACTAATGGCCGCGTATGCCGAGGGGCTAGGCGTGCTTCGCGACGCCAATGTCGGCAAGCGCGAGAACGCTTCAGACGCCGAGACGACTCCGCTGCGCGATCCCGACCATTACCAATTCGATTTGAATCTTCGCGAGATTGCCGAAGTTTGGCGGCGCGGGAGCGTGATCGCCTCGTGGCTCTTGGACCTGACCGCGACGGCCTTGGTGAAAGATCCGAATTTGGCGAAATTTGCCGGTCAGGTTTCGGATTCGGGCGAAGGGCGATGGACGATCAAGGCGGCGATTGATGAGGCGGTGCCGGTCCCCGTACTCTCCGCGGCCCTGTATCAGCGATTTACGTCGCGCGGCGAGGCCGATTTCCAAGACAAGCTGCTTTCGGCCATGCGATTCGAATTCGGCGGCCACCTGGAAAAACCCGCTGGCAAATAG
- a CDS encoding histidine phosphatase family protein, producing the protein MGDHLPVVYLARHGETAWSVSGQHTGLTDLPLTERGERNARQLGERLKGLVIAKVFASPLKRARRTCELAGFSGAAVIDPDLVEWNYGQYEGRRSEEILKERPGWQLFRDGCPGGESPAQVGARADRAVSRVRGVEGDVLLFSSGHFLRVLAARWLGLEPAIGKYFMLSTASLSAVGYEHDLSQPVIRLWDDTRHVGT; encoded by the coding sequence ATGGGCGACCACCTTCCCGTTGTCTATTTGGCCCGGCACGGCGAGACGGCCTGGAGCGTCTCGGGGCAACATACGGGGTTGACCGATCTGCCGTTGACGGAGCGCGGCGAGCGGAACGCCCGGCAGCTTGGCGAGCGATTGAAAGGGCTTGTAATCGCCAAAGTATTCGCCAGCCCGCTTAAGCGCGCGAGGCGGACCTGCGAATTAGCTGGGTTCTCAGGCGCTGCCGTGATTGATCCCGATCTGGTGGAATGGAACTACGGGCAATATGAAGGTCGCCGGTCTGAAGAAATTCTCAAGGAACGTCCCGGCTGGCAACTCTTCCGCGACGGCTGCCCCGGCGGTGAATCGCCCGCGCAGGTCGGCGCCCGAGCCGACCGTGCCGTGAGCCGAGTGCGAGGGGTCGAGGGAGACGTGCTCTTGTTTTCGAGCGGGCATTTCTTGCGCGTGCTGGCCGCTCGCTGGCTCGGGCTCGAGCCGGCCATCGGCAAATACTTCATGCTCAGCACAGCCAGCCTGAGCGCCGTGGGGTATGAGCACGATTTGTCGCAGCCAGTGATCCGGCTTTGGGACGATACGCGCCACGTGGGAACGTAA
- the pgi gene encoding glucose-6-phosphate isomerase gives MTNDALAARPAWKALAAHYEKVRRSHLRQLFAEDPNRGERMAAEAVGIYLDYSKNRVTEETLKLLGQLAEQSGLRERIDAMFRGDKINLTENRSVLHVALRAPRGASIIVDGEDVVPQVHAVLDKMTDFSNRVRGGQWKGHTGKRIRTIVNIGIGGSDLGPVMAYEALKHFSDRSMDFRFVSNIDGTDLAEATRDLDPAETLFIVSSKTFTTLETMTNAQSARDWSLRGLGGDAKAVARHFVAVSTNAAKVAEFGIDTANMFEFWDWVGGRYSMDSAIGLSTMLAIGPENFRAMLDGFHQMDEHFRTAPFDRNLPALMGLIGLWHNDFFGAATVAVLPYEQYLKRFPAYLQQLTMESNGKHVTLGGAAVDCDTGPIYWGEPGTNGQHSFYQLIHQGTRLIPCDFIAFVEALNPLGRHHDMLLANVFAQTEALAFGKTPEEVNAEGTPDWLVPHRVFEGNRPSNTILAQRLTPESLGKLVALYEHSVFTQGVIWNIDSFDQWGVELGKVLAQRIIPELESATEPQLAHDSSTNCLIRRYRKLK, from the coding sequence ATGACGAACGATGCGCTCGCCGCGCGTCCGGCCTGGAAGGCGCTCGCGGCCCACTACGAGAAAGTTCGCCGATCGCACTTGCGGCAACTCTTCGCTGAAGACCCAAATCGCGGCGAGCGGATGGCCGCCGAGGCAGTGGGAATCTATCTCGACTACTCGAAGAACCGCGTCACGGAAGAGACGCTCAAACTGCTCGGACAATTGGCGGAGCAATCCGGTCTGCGCGAACGGATCGACGCCATGTTTCGCGGCGACAAGATCAATCTCACGGAAAACCGGTCCGTGCTGCACGTCGCTTTGCGGGCGCCGCGCGGGGCGTCGATCATCGTGGACGGCGAGGATGTGGTTCCGCAAGTCCATGCCGTGCTCGACAAGATGACCGATTTCTCCAATCGCGTCCGCGGCGGCCAGTGGAAGGGACACACTGGTAAACGGATTCGCACGATCGTCAACATCGGCATCGGCGGCTCGGATCTCGGGCCGGTGATGGCCTACGAAGCGCTCAAGCATTTCAGCGACCGGAGCATGGATTTCCGCTTCGTGAGCAATATCGACGGCACCGATCTCGCCGAGGCGACGCGCGATCTCGATCCGGCGGAAACGCTTTTCATCGTTTCATCCAAGACGTTTACGACGCTCGAAACGATGACCAACGCGCAGAGCGCCCGCGATTGGTCGCTGCGCGGCCTCGGCGGCGACGCAAAGGCCGTGGCCCGGCATTTCGTCGCCGTCTCGACCAACGCCGCCAAGGTCGCCGAGTTCGGCATCGACACGGCCAACATGTTCGAGTTCTGGGATTGGGTGGGCGGGCGGTATTCGATGGACTCGGCGATCGGGCTTTCGACGATGTTGGCCATCGGCCCCGAGAACTTCCGCGCGATGCTCGACGGATTCCATCAAATGGACGAGCATTTCCGCACGGCGCCGTTCGACCGCAACCTGCCCGCGCTGATGGGCCTGATCGGTCTCTGGCACAACGATTTCTTTGGTGCGGCGACGGTGGCCGTGCTGCCGTACGAGCAATACTTGAAGCGATTTCCGGCTTACTTGCAGCAGTTGACGATGGAAAGCAACGGCAAGCACGTCACGCTCGGCGGCGCCGCCGTTGACTGCGACACGGGCCCGATCTATTGGGGCGAGCCGGGTACGAACGGGCAGCATTCGTTTTACCAATTGATTCATCAAGGGACGCGGCTGATCCCCTGCGACTTCATCGCGTTTGTCGAAGCGCTCAACCCGCTCGGCCGGCACCACGATATGTTGCTGGCAAACGTCTTCGCGCAAACGGAGGCGCTCGCCTTCGGCAAAACGCCCGAAGAGGTGAATGCCGAGGGAACACCGGATTGGCTCGTGCCGCATCGAGTCTTCGAGGGAAACCGGCCCTCGAACACGATCCTCGCTCAGCGACTCACTCCTGAATCGCTCGGCAAGCTAGTGGCCCTCTACGAGCATTCGGTTTTCACGCAAGGAGTGATCTGGAACATCGACTCGTTCGACCAATGGGGCGTCGAGCTGGGCAAAGTGCTCGCCCAGCGGATCATCCCGGAACTCGAATCCGCGACCGAACCACAGCTCGCCCACGATAGCTCGACGAACTGCCTGATCCGGCGTTATCGAAAGCTTAAGTAA
- a CDS encoding autotransporter-associated beta strand repeat-containing protein, producing the protein MVLRGQCRNVSGIAPGTSASISASASLNGTQTVGIGSLNQTFSLTYADDSTLSGASSNLGNQAITVTGNVYNHASGSATGATISLPDSIVGYSGTLGGLSNASISNASGFRVNLKTTGTTGAGFDALGGNASGIAPGASASISASASLNGTQTVGIGSLNQTFNLTYADDSTLSGASSNLGSQSISVTGNVYNHSSTGGFSGGTIALPGLIVGYAGPVNGANSLGVTNGLGTDYRVNLKATGGASNNVTVGGFGGIAPGSTGNLTAALAAGQAVGAVSETVNVTLADDSTLNGASANLTTWNVHVSGNVFDHATASDNSGEPGSFAGGTLSLGNIHQGYAAPVASSNSRTVYDGASGDNRVALSGSGAETGGTTAGLSLNSIGGSGAIGPGASAQISAALATGLSAGPINQLFVYTFADDSSLNGASSNVGAATIVVTGNVYSGQSTWTGASGGFWASFSNWDAGGAPGLDPNFTTTDAATLGNTSGSVAVDLHGAAPSLNALTFNSTGSYSVTDTVGTGSLTLAGPAPSITSAGTHMIAVPVVLAADTAVTVSGSSDSLTISGAIRGASGSLSLFGSGTFVLSAANSYGGGTTVNSGTLRVTNTSGSATGSGSVALNGGTLASGAVGMISGAVNAGSGTNNIAPGGLNSIGTLDLGSTLSLNRNSVLHFDLNGANDDLLAVTGALSIASGTPAITFDSVSGLLSGHSYTLATFATSALTNSSFSASDVPAGFKLQIDPTDIELVPANASVLSLSPSHLVVRSMVGGSQTGTITLTNNSPTDDASYSASPTAQLTATSATGAVTHGSTAGVAIGFVDYSTTGPRSGSVTFANTANVSDGFNSSGNVVTLDSGSAVVNNRIVAASSVNLGTVHVGSVSSGTTNLSTTGDDDHFTRIIVAGQLFSSAASTGMATISPTISSAGPVSGSVTLSTTGEGLAGESPIDVSVPYSAAAYRLAAPNSLATPVSLGNIHVGSSFGTQALSVLNAAAADGYSEKLDASFGATTGSASTNGGTINLLSAGAVNNSSLVIGLGSGPQSTPGAIGGTARVNLASNGSGTSGLGTTALPAQTVAVTGNVYRLAVPAPPGNVNPQKLLSPVDLGIVHVGDSFGTQTVSVQNTAANDGFSEKVDAHFGALSGAATNNGGSINLLAPGAKDSSSLVVGLGGSAHTSAAGAVVGSATVNFLSDGTGTSGLGTTTLAPQSVSIAGQVNQFAQPAFTITDKAGTLTGGGTSYTLDFGGVAENSGTYTVHLAVLNDLLDPAYQDTLGGSFSTARVSHFSLTGFNPFSGVASGNSQAGLQVAFDSAANHGAFTEALTLHPTSVNSSSSTSLGDISLTVIVSQTTTAVGWTGKNSGAGTSNSSWDSTSANWSANGAAASYVEGSPVTFADTNEVTSTQVSNATVTIRAAGVQPGSVTFANSTVDYMLSNASGTIGISGSTGLTKTGAGRVTLASPNSYSGDTIVNGGALAVTAAGALGNGGGNLSINAASGASSTVVLGADQTVAGLAGSVAAGGSASLSITAGKTLTILQASSTTFGGNLINSGQLTKSGAGTLEISGSPTLNDSSQLKVIDSGKLRFNLSVGSAATIGAGVIATVESAGTLELAGSVSALASGTAPANRMDVVNNSSAASGLLVSGTSQVVGGINGNGTTEVAAGADLTANHIVQAALVIGGDAANPAVMTIAASDASGNPLDSDAGAFLSSGSGGTASASNAPAYPPLAPNSASGSSVLALADSLGASLAHPADRSTAPSFPDSSASGSLNAVPEPSTILLLALGALAIVAYARRRPKRMSIV; encoded by the coding sequence GTGGTTCTAAGGGGACAGTGCCGCAATGTCAGCGGCATCGCGCCGGGCACGAGCGCTTCGATCTCGGCCTCGGCCAGTCTCAACGGCACGCAGACGGTCGGGATCGGTTCGCTCAACCAGACATTCAGTTTAACTTACGCCGACGATTCGACGCTCAGCGGCGCATCGAGCAACCTGGGGAACCAGGCCATCACAGTGACCGGCAATGTGTACAACCACGCCAGCGGCTCGGCCACGGGTGCGACTATCTCGCTGCCGGATTCGATCGTCGGTTATAGCGGCACGCTGGGCGGCCTCAGCAATGCCAGCATCAGCAACGCCAGCGGCTTTCGCGTTAATCTCAAGACCACCGGCACGACCGGCGCCGGATTCGACGCGTTAGGCGGCAACGCCAGCGGCATCGCGCCCGGCGCGAGCGCTTCGATCTCGGCCTCGGCCAGCCTCAACGGCACGCAGACGGTTGGGATCGGCTCGCTCAATCAGACGTTCAATCTAACTTACGCCGACGACTCGACGCTCAGCGGCGCATCGAGCAACTTAGGGAGCCAATCCATTTCGGTGACCGGCAACGTCTACAATCACTCGAGCACGGGTGGGTTCAGCGGCGGCACGATCGCGCTGCCGGGGCTCATCGTTGGCTATGCCGGGCCGGTTAACGGCGCGAACAGCTTGGGCGTTACCAATGGCCTCGGCACGGATTACCGAGTGAATCTCAAGGCGACCGGCGGCGCGAGCAACAACGTCACGGTCGGCGGTTTCGGCGGCATCGCGCCCGGCAGCACGGGCAACCTCACCGCCGCCCTCGCCGCCGGGCAAGCGGTCGGCGCGGTAAGCGAGACGGTGAACGTCACCCTGGCGGACGATTCCACGCTCAACGGCGCAAGCGCCAATTTGACTACGTGGAACGTCCACGTTAGCGGCAACGTGTTCGACCACGCCACGGCCAGCGATAATTCCGGCGAGCCGGGCAGTTTTGCGGGGGGCACGCTCAGCTTGGGGAATATCCACCAAGGTTATGCCGCGCCAGTGGCGAGTTCCAACAGCCGCACCGTTTACGATGGCGCGAGCGGAGATAATCGCGTAGCGCTCTCCGGCAGCGGCGCTGAGACCGGCGGCACGACGGCGGGGCTGTCGCTCAATTCGATCGGCGGCAGCGGCGCCATCGGCCCAGGCGCTTCGGCTCAGATTTCGGCCGCCTTGGCCACGGGGCTTTCGGCCGGCCCGATCAACCAACTGTTCGTGTACACGTTTGCCGACGATTCGTCGCTGAACGGGGCATCGAGCAATGTCGGCGCCGCGACAATCGTCGTCACCGGCAACGTCTACAGCGGCCAGAGCACCTGGACCGGCGCGAGCGGCGGCTTCTGGGCCAGCTTCAGCAATTGGGACGCCGGCGGCGCACCTGGTCTCGATCCAAACTTCACCACGACCGACGCGGCCACCCTCGGCAATACTTCGGGAAGCGTCGCGGTCGATCTTCACGGCGCCGCGCCGAGCTTGAACGCCCTGACGTTCAACAGCACTGGCAGCTACTCCGTCACCGATACTGTGGGCACGGGCTCGCTCACCCTCGCCGGCCCGGCGCCCTCGATCACATCGGCTGGCACACACATGATCGCCGTCCCGGTTGTGCTGGCTGCCGACACGGCCGTCACCGTCAGCGGTTCCAGCGACAGCCTGACGATTTCGGGCGCGATCCGTGGCGCGAGTGGGAGCTTGTCGCTATTCGGCTCCGGCACATTCGTGCTCAGCGCGGCGAATAGTTACGGCGGCGGCACGACGGTCAACAGTGGCACGCTGCGAGTAACGAACACGTCGGGTTCCGCCACCGGCTCGGGCAGCGTCGCGCTAAACGGCGGCACGCTCGCCAGCGGCGCCGTCGGCATGATTAGCGGGGCCGTCAACGCCGGCTCCGGCACAAACAACATCGCGCCCGGCGGTCTCAACTCGATCGGCACGCTCGATCTCGGCTCGACGCTCAGCCTCAACCGCAATTCAGTCCTGCACTTCGATCTCAACGGCGCAAACGACGATCTGCTGGCCGTCACCGGCGCCCTGTCGATTGCCAGTGGAACGCCGGCGATTACGTTCGACTCAGTTTCCGGGCTGCTCTCCGGCCACAGCTACACACTGGCCACGTTCGCGACCAGTGCGCTGACCAACTCCAGCTTCAGTGCCAGCGACGTCCCGGCCGGATTCAAGCTCCAGATCGATCCGACGGATATCGAACTCGTGCCGGCGAACGCATCGGTCCTGAGCCTTTCCCCTTCGCACCTCGTGGTCCGCTCGATGGTTGGCGGCAGCCAGACCGGAACCATCACTCTGACGAACAACAGCCCGACCGACGATGCCAGCTACTCGGCTTCTCCGACAGCCCAACTCACAGCCACGTCCGCGACCGGCGCGGTGACGCACGGTTCCACTGCCGGCGTGGCGATCGGCTTTGTGGATTACTCGACGACAGGCCCACGAAGCGGCTCGGTCACGTTCGCGAACACCGCGAACGTTTCCGACGGATTCAACAGCTCCGGCAATGTTGTAACGCTCGATTCCGGCAGCGCTGTCGTCAACAACCGCATCGTCGCGGCCTCGAGCGTGAATCTTGGCACGGTCCACGTTGGAAGCGTCAGCTCGGGAACTACAAACTTGAGCACCACCGGGGATGACGACCACTTTACGCGCATAATTGTCGCCGGCCAGTTGTTCAGCAGTGCCGCATCCACCGGCATGGCGACGATTAGCCCCACGATCAGCTCGGCCGGACCGGTCTCTGGCTCCGTGACGCTTAGCACCACGGGGGAAGGACTCGCCGGGGAATCGCCAATCGACGTCAGCGTGCCGTATAGCGCCGCAGCTTATCGGCTGGCCGCCCCCAATTCGCTCGCCACGCCGGTCAGCCTCGGCAATATCCATGTGGGGAGTTCATTCGGCACGCAAGCCTTGTCGGTGCTGAACGCGGCCGCCGCTGATGGATATTCCGAAAAGCTCGACGCCAGCTTCGGCGCGACAACGGGCAGCGCCTCGACAAACGGCGGCACAATCAACCTGCTGTCGGCCGGCGCCGTGAACAATTCAAGCCTCGTCATCGGATTGGGAAGCGGCCCGCAGTCGACGCCGGGCGCGATCGGCGGCACGGCGCGCGTCAACCTTGCTTCGAATGGTTCCGGCACGAGCGGGCTGGGAACGACGGCCCTCCCAGCGCAGACGGTGGCTGTCACCGGAAACGTCTATCGTTTGGCAGTCCCGGCCCCGCCCGGCAACGTGAATCCGCAAAAGTTGCTAAGTCCCGTGGACCTAGGAATTGTTCATGTTGGGGACTCATTCGGCACACAGACCGTGTCGGTGCAAAACACGGCCGCCAACGACGGCTTTTCCGAGAAAGTCGACGCCCACTTCGGCGCGCTGAGCGGAGCCGCCACAAACAATGGCGGCTCGATCAATCTGCTCGCTCCCGGCGCGAAGGACAGTTCGAGTCTGGTCGTGGGCCTCGGCGGCAGCGCCCACACGAGCGCCGCCGGCGCCGTGGTCGGTTCGGCGACCGTGAACTTCCTCTCTGACGGCACCGGCACGAGCGGCCTCGGCACGACGACGCTGGCCCCGCAGTCGGTCAGCATTGCCGGCCAGGTAAACCAATTCGCTCAACCAGCATTTACCATCACGGACAAGGCCGGCACGCTCACCGGCGGCGGCACGTCGTACACGCTCGATTTCGGCGGGGTCGCTGAGAATAGCGGCACTTACACGGTCCATCTGGCCGTGCTCAACGATCTCTTGGATCCCGCATATCAAGACACGCTCGGCGGCAGCTTCAGTACGGCGCGCGTGTCGCATTTCTCGCTCACAGGCTTCAATCCGTTCAGCGGCGTCGCCTCCGGCAATTCGCAAGCCGGCTTGCAAGTGGCGTTCGATTCCGCCGCCAATCATGGCGCGTTCACCGAGGCACTCACGCTGCATCCGACCAGCGTCAACTCGAGCAGCTCTACCTCGCTTGGCGATATCTCGCTAACCGTAATCGTCTCGCAAACAACGACCGCCGTCGGCTGGACCGGAAAAAACTCCGGCGCGGGCACAAGCAATTCGTCGTGGGATTCCACGTCGGCGAACTGGTCGGCCAACGGCGCCGCGGCATCGTATGTCGAGGGAAGTCCAGTGACATTCGCCGACACAAACGAAGTCACTTCCACCCAGGTCAGCAATGCGACAGTCACGATCCGAGCGGCTGGCGTGCAGCCCGGCTCCGTCACGTTCGCCAACAGCACCGTAGACTACATGCTCAGCAACGCTAGCGGCACGATCGGCATTTCGGGTTCGACAGGCCTCACCAAGACGGGCGCCGGCCGCGTCACGCTAGCAAGTCCCAACAGCTATTCCGGCGATACGATAGTCAACGGCGGCGCGCTTGCCGTCACTGCCGCGGGCGCGCTCGGCAACGGCGGCGGCAATCTCTCGATCAACGCGGCCAGCGGAGCCAGCTCGACCGTTGTCCTCGGGGCCGATCAAACCGTCGCTGGCCTCGCTGGCTCGGTCGCGGCCGGCGGCTCGGCGAGCCTGAGCATCACGGCAGGCAAGACGCTCACCATCCTGCAAGCGAGTTCCACGACCTTCGGAGGCAATCTGATCAACTCCGGCCAGTTGACCAAATCCGGCGCCGGCACTCTGGAAATCAGTGGTTCCCCAACGCTGAACGACAGCAGCCAACTGAAAGTGATCGATTCGGGCAAATTGCGGTTCAACCTTTCCGTGGGCAGCGCGGCGACCATTGGCGCGGGTGTGATTGCGACCGTCGAATCGGCGGGCACTCTCGAATTGGCCGGAAGCGTTTCGGCACTTGCTTCCGGAACGGCGCCGGCCAATCGCATGGACGTGGTCAACAATAGCTCGGCCGCCAGCGGCCTGCTCGTCTCGGGGACAAGTCAAGTGGTCGGCGGAATCAACGGCAACGGCACGACCGAGGTCGCCGCCGGCGCCGATCTGACGGCTAATCATATTGTCCAAGCGGCGTTGGTGATTGGCGGCGACGCGGCGAACCCCGCCGTGATGACGATTGCCGCATCGGACGCAAGCGGCAATCCGCTCGACAGCGACGCCGGGGCGTTTTTGTCCAGCGGTTCCGGCGGCACCGCGTCCGCAAGCAATGCGCCGGCTTATCCGCCGCTCGCGCCAAACTCAGCCTCCGGTTCAAGCGTGCTCGCGCTGGCCGATTCGCTCGGCGCGAGTCTTGCGCACCCTGCCGACCGTTCCACTGCACCTTCATTTCCGGATTCGAGTGCGAGCGGCAGCCTCAACGCAGTGCCCGAGCCTTCGACGATCCTTTTGCTGGCCCTTGGCGCGCTCGCCATCGTCGCCTATGCTCGGCGCCGGCCGAAGCGAATGTCGATTGTTTGA
- a CDS encoding ROK family protein, whose protein sequence is MNVLVIDIGGTSVKILASGQDEPRKFPSGPEMTPERMVAGVKELAGGWKYDVVSMGYPGPVLHGRPVAEPHNLGPGWVGFDFEAAFGCPVKIINDAAMQALADYQTGKLLFLGLGTGLGSTLIVDGIVEPMELGHLPYRKGTYEDYVGLRGLKRFGKKKWRRRVADVVTRLVAALEPDDVVLGGGNVKKLAELPTGCRSGENSNAFQGGFRLWEDASDRKPAILAPTQAK, encoded by the coding sequence ATGAACGTACTAGTCATCGACATCGGCGGAACGAGCGTCAAAATCCTTGCCAGCGGACAAGATGAGCCTCGCAAGTTTCCGTCCGGGCCGGAGATGACGCCCGAGCGGATGGTCGCCGGAGTCAAGGAACTGGCCGGCGGCTGGAAGTACGATGTGGTGTCGATGGGCTACCCTGGTCCGGTCCTTCACGGCCGGCCAGTCGCGGAGCCGCATAATCTTGGCCCGGGATGGGTCGGATTTGATTTCGAGGCGGCCTTCGGTTGCCCAGTCAAGATCATCAACGACGCGGCGATGCAGGCGCTGGCGGATTACCAAACTGGGAAGCTGCTCTTCCTCGGCCTGGGAACTGGGCTCGGCTCCACGCTGATTGTGGACGGCATCGTCGAGCCAATGGAATTGGGGCACCTGCCGTATCGAAAGGGCACCTACGAGGACTATGTGGGCCTGCGCGGCTTGAAACGCTTTGGGAAGAAAAAATGGCGGAGGCGCGTGGCAGATGTTGTCACCCGTCTCGTTGCGGCGCTCGAGCCGGACGACGTGGTCTTGGGAGGCGGCAACGTGAAGAAGCTCGCGGAATTGCCTACCGGCTGCCGCAGCGGAGAAAACTCCAATGCATTCCAAGGGGGATTTCGCCTCTGGGAAGACGCCAGCGACCGCAAACCGGCCATTCTTGCCCCGACGCAGGCGAAATAG